The stretch of DNA ATGCAGCCGTTGCGCAGCAGGGTGCGGGCGTCTTCGATGTCCAGTTCGTTCTGGGTGGCGCACGGCAGCGCGATGTCGCACGGCAGGCTCCACGGCGTCTGGCCCTTGCGGAATTCCAGGCCGAACTGGCCAGCCAGCTCGCTGATGCGGCCGCGCTTGACGTTCTTCAGCTCCATCAGCGCATCCCACTGGGCATCGGTCAGGCCGGCTTCGGCGTACAGGGTACCTTCGGAGTCGGACAGCGAAATCACCTTGCCACCCAGGTCCATGACCTTGCGTGCAGCGTACTGGGCGACGTTGCCGGAACCGGAGATGGCCACGCGGCGGCCGTCGATGCGCAGGTCCTGGCGCTTGAGCATTTCTTCAGCGAAGTACACACAGCCGTAGCCGGTGGCTTCAGGGCGGATCAGGCTGCCGCCGTAGGTCATGCCCTTGCCGGTCAGCACCGAAGTGAACTGATTGGCCAGGCGCTTGTACTGGCCGAACATGAAGCCGATCTCGCGGGCACCAACGCCGATGTCACCGGCCGGCACGTCGCAATCGGCGCCGATGTGGCGGTACAGCTCGCTCATGAAGGCCTGGCAGAAGCGCATGACTTCAGCATCGCTCTTGCCTTTCGGGTCGAAGTCCGAGCCACCTTTGCCGCCGCCCATGGGCAGCGAGGTCAGGGAGTTCTTGAACACCTGTTCGAAGGCCAGGAACTTGAGCACGCTCAGGTTCACCGACGGGTGGAAGCGCAGGCCGCCCTTGTAAGGGCCGATGGCGCTGCTCATCTGGATGCGATAGCCGCGGTTGACCTGGACCTTGCCCTGGTCATCGACCCACGACACGCGGAACAGCACGGCACGCTCAGGTTCGACCATGCGTTCGAGGATACCGGACTGCAGGTAGTGAGGGTTGGCTTCGAGGAACGGCCACAGGGTGCGCAGCACTTCTTCCACAGCCTGGTGGAATTCCGGTTGGCCCGGGTCGCGTTGCTGCAGGCGTGCAAGGAAATTGTCGACAGATTCGATCATGGTAGACATCTCACCAAGAGGATTGGACTTATTGGTTTTTTCTGGAATGTACCAAGAAGCAATCGCACCGGAATAGGGCGAAATGTCGTTTTTTTGAAATTATTTGGTGCGTTTTATATAAATGTATACAAAATCACCCTTCAGTGGTGGCCTCTTCGCGGGTAAACCCGCTCCCACAGGTGTCATGCAAACCTTGGGTACAGCGCCTTACCTGTGGGAGCGGGCTTGCCCGCGAATGAGGCCAACAGCACTTTCCAGCCAGGCACAAAAATGGGGCCGCTAAGGGCCCCATTCTTGTGCATCAGAAAACCGGCTTACTGGGCCAGCTTCTTGTGCCGTACACGGTGCGGCTGGGCAGCGGCATCGCCCAGGCGCTTCTTGCGATCGGCTTCGTACTCGGTGTAGTTGCCCTCGAAGAACACCACGTTCGAGTCGTCTTCGTACGCCAGGATGTGAGTGGCCACACGGTCCAGGAACCAGCGGTCGTGGGAAATCACGATGGCGGCGCCCGGGAAGTCCAGCAGGGCTTCTTCCAGCGAACGCAGGGTTTCGACGTCGAGGTCGTTGGACGGTTCGTCGAGCAGCAGGACGTTGCCGCCCTCCTTCAGGGTCAGGGCCAGGTGCAGGCGGCCACGCTCACCACCGGACAGGTCCTTGACGAACTTCTGCTGGTCGCCACCCTTGAAGTTGAAGCGGCCGACGTAGGTACGCGACGGGATCTCGTAGCTACCGATGCGGATCTGGTCGGAACCGTCGGAGATCTGCTGGAACACTGTCTTGGAACCGTCGAGGTCTTCGCGGCTCTGGTCCACGCAAGCCAGCTGCACGGTTTCGCCGATCTCGATGCTGCCCGAGTCCGGTTGTTCCTTGCCCATCAGCATGCGGAACAGGGTCGATTTACCGGCACCGTTACCACCGATAACGCCGACGATGGCGCCTTTTGGCATGGCGAACGACAGGTTGTCGATCAGCACGCGATCGCCGTAGCCCTTGGTGACGTTCTTGAACTCGATGACCTTGTCGCCCAGGCGCGGGCCGGCCGGGATGTAGATCTCGTTGGTCTCGCTGCGCTTCTGGAATTCCTGCGACTGCATTTCCTCGAAGCGCTGCAGACGGGCCTTGGATTTGGACTGGCGGGCCTTGGCGCCTTTGCGCACCCACTCCAGTTCCTCTTTCATGGCCTTCTCGTGGGCGCTCTGCTGCTTGGATTCCTGCGCCAGGCGGTCCGACTTGGCTTCCAGCCAGCCCGAGTAGTTGCCTTCGTACGGGATACCGGCGCCGCGGTCCAGTTCGAGGATCCAGCCGGCGACGTTGTCGAGGAAGTAACGGTCGTGGGTAATCGCTACCACGGTGCCCGGGAAGTCGTGCAGGAAGCGCTCCAGCCAGGCTACCGAGTCGGCGTCCAGGTGGTTGGTCGGTTCGTCGAGCAGCAGCATGTCGGGCGCCGACAGCAGCAAGCGGCACAGGGCCACACGGCGCTTCTCGCCACCGGACAGGTGTTCGATGCGGGCATCCCAGGCCGGCAGGCGCAGGGCGTCGGCAGCGACGTCCAGCTGACGCTCCAGGTTGTGGCCGTCAGCGGCCTGCAGGATGGCCTCGAGCTTGGCCTGTTCGGCGGCCAGCTTGTCGAAGTCGGCATCCGGCTCGGCGTAGGCAGCGTAGACCTCGTCCAGGCGAGCCTGGGCGTCCTTGATCACGCTGACGGCTTCCTCGACCACTTCACGCACGGACTTGTTCGGGTCCAGTTGCGGTTCCTGTGGCAGGTAACCCACGTTGATGTCGGGCATCGGACGGGCTTCGCCGTCGAATTCCTTGTCGACGCCCGCCATGATCCGCAGCAGGGTCGATTTACCGGCGCCGTTCAGGCCGAGCACGCCGATCTTGGCGCCTGGGAAGAACGACAGGGAAATGTTCTTGAGAATTTCCCGCTTCGGCGGCACGACCTTGCTCAGCCGATGCATGGTGTAGACGTATTGAGCCAAAACCAAGCCCTCTAATCAGATAGGTAAAGACATCGACGATCGCCCCGGCAGTGTGGCCAGGGGGATGTGTTTACGGGGTGTATTGAACAAAGTCGACCATTCTACGCCAACGCGCGGCGTTGCACAGGGTGGTCGGACGGTGGGGTGGGAGCGGTGTGATCCAGAAGGGGCTTTTATTGCCCGTGCCGGCCCCCTTCGCGGGCAAGCCCGCTCCCACAGGTACAGCACATGATTGAAGCCTTATGCAGTAACTGTAGAACCACTACAGCCCAGGACTCAGGCCTCATGCTGTAACGGTATAGCCACAGGTACAGCTCAAGACTCAGGCCTCGCGCAATACCTGTGGGAGCGGGCTTGCCCGCGAAAGGGCCGGCATGGCAGCCGCAGATGGCTCAGACGTGGCGCTGCTTGCCAGCCTTGCCCCGCGGCAGGCGGCAACGGTCGCCCTGCTCGGCCAGGCGCGCGGCATAAGCGGCCTTGACGCTGAAACCACCACTGCGGGCCGGTTGCTCGGCAACCTTGGCAGGCTTGGCTGCAGCAGGCGTGCTCACCACCTTGCTTGCCGGCTTGACGGCAACGGCCGCTGGCGCTGCTTCTACCGCCGGCACCGCCCCCTTGGCGGTCTTGCGCAGTTCAGCCAGCGATGGCGTCTTGTTTTTCGAGGCCGCAGCCGCGTCTGGTTTGACCAGCGAGCGCTGGCACGATTTGCAGGATACGTCCGCGGTCACGGCAGTGCTGACAAGGGTCTGACTGCTGCGCCCACAGGCGGAATCGAGGCCATTGGTGGAAAAGTGAGTAACCAAAACCGAACATCTCCGATGCGTTGTCATTGAAGCGGGCGGCATTCTCGCACAGGATGCAGGGTCTTGCCGAACGGGCCGGCCGCACCACGACCATCGGTGGCGGACAACAGGGCTGGCACATTGCCATAATCACAGGCATGCTAGCCCGTTCGGATGTCCGGCTTTATAGTGCGCCGCCGCGGTCCAGGCTTGTGCAGATACCGGCATACACCGTGCATGTTCCCACCCTGCCATCGCCAGCCCAATCGCAGGACCAACGCTTGACCAATCTCAATCATCCGACTCTGCTGCGCCCCGCTTCGACGGCCCCAGTCGCTTCGCTGCGTGGTTCGGTCAAAGGTGCGCTGGCCCTGCTGGCCTTGATCCTGCTGGGTTTGCTGCTGTGGCAACTGTTCTCGCAGTTCCGCCACACCCAGGCCGACCAGCGCCAGATGAACCTGGACGCCAGTGCCGAACTGGCCGACCACCTGAGCCTGAACATGGCGCTCAAGGCCCAGCAGGCCCTGAATGTGGTCCAGCCCTACGTCAAAGCACCGACGCCCGCCGCCCTGCCGAGCCTGTTGGCAACCCTGCGCGAACGCCTACCCGCCTTGCGCGACGTGGCCTGGCTGGACCATGCCGGGCAACTGCGCAGCGACAGCCTGGCCGGCAGCCCCGACCGCCAACTGATTGACGAACTGGTCGGGCTGAACCAGGGCCGCAACTACTACTTCGCCAACGCGGCGGATAACCGCACCATCTACCTGCTGTTGCGCCAAGCGGCCGAACAGGACCGTGGATACTGGCTACTGCGCCTGTCCCCTGACTATTACCAGGCGCTCACCGTGCACCTGGACGGCCCCGGGCACCCGCTCTGGCTGCTGGAAAACAGCCGCAGCGGCGAGGTACTGGAGCGCCACGCCCCGGTACAGACCAGCGGTGAACCGCTGCAAAGCGTGATGCTCGCGTTCATCGACAACAGCGCCTGGCAATTGCGTGGCCTGTTCGACGCAGGCCTGGCCCAGCAGAAACTGCTGCCGGCACTGATCGGCAAGTGCCTGCTGGCGCTGTTCTGCGCCCTGCTGCCGGTGCTGGCACTGATCAATATGCGCCGCCGCCAGCGCGCCTTGCAGGAAGACCGCCGGCGCTACCACGAAATCTTCGAAGGCACGGGCGTAGCGTTGTGTGTACTCGACCTGTCGAGCCTGCCCGGCCAGCTCGACCGCTATCACCTGCGCAACCTGGCCGGGCTCAAACAGAGCCTGGCGCTGGACCCTAACCTGCGCCGCTCGCTGCTGCTGGAACTGAAGATCACCGAGATCAACCAGGTGGCGCGCCAGCTGCTCAACGTCGAGTGCCACGAAGGGGCCTGGCAACGGCTGATCGACGGCAGCGGTGTGGGCCGCGACAGCATCGGCATGCAACTGATCGACGCCTTGATCGAGCAACGCCCGTCGCTGGAACTGGAAGTGCGCCTGCCGGCACCGCTGGGTGGCGAACTGCACCTGTGGCTGATGGCGCGCCTGCCGCAACAGCGTCGCGACTACCAGGCGGTGATCCTCAGCATCAGCGACATCACCAGCCGCAAGCAGGTGGAGTTGTCGCTGCTGGAGCGCGAAAGCTTCTGGTCCGACGTAGTGCGTACCGTGCCCGACCAGCTGTACGTGCAGGACGTGCACAGCCAGCGGATGATCTTCAGCAACCGCCACCTCGGCCAGACGCTCGGCTACGACCGCACCGAGCTTGCACAGATGGGCGACCGCTTCTGGGAGTTGCTGCTGCACCCTGAAGACGCCGCGCACTACCAGGCTTTGCGCCAGCAACAGCGCGACAGTGCTCACGCCCAGTCGCTGCACACTCAGTTGCGCTTCCGCCACCGCGACGGCGGCTGGCGCTGCTACGAAATCCGCGAGCAGGTGCTGACCCGTGACGAAGATGGCCTGGTCACACGCATCATCGGCGTGGGCAAGGATGTCACCGTGCAGATCGAGGCCAGCCAGTCGTTGCGCGACAGCGAGCAGCGCTACCGCATGCTCGCCGAAAGCATCAGCGACGTGATCTTCTCCACCGACAGCCGCCTGCAACTCAACTACCTCAGCCCCTCGGTACAGGCCGTGCTGGGCTACCAGGCCGACTGGATCTTCGACAACGGCTGGCAGTCGATCATCGCCAACCCCTCCCAACTCACCGGCATCTACAGCCTGATGGAGCGGGTCAGCAAGGCCATGGGCGACAGCGAGCAACTGGCACAACTGCGCAGCCAGCTGCCGACGCAACTGTTCCTGTTCGACTGCCTACGCGCCGATGGCCGCAAGATCCCCATCGAATTGCGCCTGGTGCTGGTGTGGGACGACCAGCAACGCTTCGAGGGCGTGCTCGGCGTGGGCCGCGACATCAGCCAGCAACGCCGTGCGGAAAAAGACCTGCGCATGGCCGCGACGGTTTTCGAACACTCCACTTCGGCGATCCTCATCACCGACCCGGCCGGCTACATCGTGCAGGCCAACGAAGCATTCAGCCGGGTCAGTGGCTACGCGGTCAGCGACGTGCTCGACCAGCTGCCGGCCATGCTGGTGGTCGAGGACCAGCAGGAAAGCCACCTGCGCTACGTGCTCAAGCAACTGCACCAGCGCGGCAGCTGGGAGGGCGAAGTGTGGCTCAAGCGCCGCGACGGCGACCGTTACCCGGCCTGGGTCGGCATTACCGCGGTACTCGACGACGAAGGCGACCTGGCCAGCTATGTATGCTTCTTCACCGACATCAGCGAGCGCAAGGCCAGCGAACAGCGCATCCACCGCCTGGCCTACTACGACGCCCTGACTCACCTGCCCAACCGCACGCTGTTCCAGGACCGCCTGCATACTGCGCTGCAGCAGGCCGAGCGGCAGAAGTCGTGGGTGGTGCTGATGTTCCTCGACCTCGACCGCTTCAAACCGATCAACGACTCCCTTGGCCACGCCGCGGGCGACCGCATGCTCAAGGACATGGCCCTGCGCCTGCTGGCCTGCGTCGACGATGACGACACCGTGGCGCGCATGGGCGGCGATGAATTCACCTTGCTGCTGCAGCCCCGCGCCACCCGCGAGATGGCCCTGAACCGCGCCATCCACGTGGCCGAGAGCATTCTTGGCAGCCTGGTGCGGCCGTTCGTGCTGGAAGGCCGCGAGTTCTTCGTCACCGCCAGTGTCGGCATCGCCCTCAGCCCGCAGGACGGCAACGAGCTGAGCCAGCTGATGAAGAACGCCGACACCGCCATGTACCACGCCAAGGAGCGCGGCAAGAACAACTTCCAGTTCTACCAGACCGAAATGAACGCCAGCGCCCTGGAGCGCCTGGAGCTGGAGAGCGACCTGCGCCACGCGCTGGAACAGAACGAGTTCATCCTCTACTACCAGCCGCAGTTCAGCGGTGACGGCAAGCGCCTGACCGGCGCCGAAGCGCTGCTGCGCTGGCGCCACCCGACCCGCGGCCTGGTGCCGCCGGGGGACTTCATCCCGGTGATCGAAGAACTGGGCCTGGTAGTGGATGTCGGCGACTGGGTGCTGCGCGAGGCCAGCCGCCAGCTCAAGGTCTGGCACAAGAACAAGGTACGCGTGCCGAAGGTGTCGGTGAACATCTCGGCGCGGCAGTTCTCCGACGGCCAGCTGGGCACGCGGATCGCCACCATCCTTGAGGAAACCGGCCTGCCGCCGGCGTGCCTGGAGCTGGAGCTGACCGAGAGCATCCTGATGCGCGAGGTCAACGAGGCGCTGCAGATTCTGGCCAGCCTGAAGAACCTCGGCCTGAGCATCGCGGTCGACGACTTCGGCACCGGTTATTCGTCGCTGAACTACCTCAAGCAGTTCCCGATCGACGTGCTGAAGATCGACCGCACCTTCGTCGACGGCCTGCCCGAAGGCGAGCAGGATGCGCAGATTGCCCGGGCGATCATCGCCATGGCGCACAGCCTTAACCTGGCGGTGATCGCCGAGGGCGTGGAGACCCATGAGCAACTGGAGTTCCTGCGCGAGCATGGCTGTGACGAGGTGCAGGGCTACCTGTTCGGGCGGCCGATGCCGGCCAACCAGTTCGAGGCGCAGTTCGCCAACGAAACCCTGTTCATGTTCCAGTGATGACGCGCTCCTTGTGGGAGCGGCCTTGCGTCGCGAAAGGGCTGCAAAGCAGCCCCAGTCAGTTGTGCTGCGCTGCATAGATCCTTGGGGCCGCTGCGCAGCCCTTTCGCGACGCAAGGCCGCTCCCACAACGATCATGTCCGATGCTGAGACTTCCACCTCTGAAACCGGACTTTCGGGTCAACTCCCAACCCCAGCCAGCCCAGACACGGCGCGGGATGCAACATGAGCCCCATTGGTCCGCGACTTGATGCCAGTTCATATGCCAGGCGCGGATCAATCGGTTAGAATGCCCCCCCAAATTACCCCGATCCTTGAGGACCGCCATGTTCAGCCGTGATTTGACCATTGCCAAGTACGACGCCGAGCTCTTCGAAGCCATGCAGCAAGAAGCCCTGCGCCAGGAAGAGCATATCGAGCTGATCGCTTCGGAAAACTACACCAGCCCGGCAGTCATGGAAGCCCAGGGCTCGGTCCTGACCAACAAGTACGCCGAAGGCTACCCAGGCAAGCGCTACTACGGTGGCTGCGAATACGTCGACGTGGTCGAGCAACTGGCCATCGACCGTGCCAAGGAACTGTTCGGCGCTGACTACGCCAACGTCCAGCCGCACGCTGGCTCGCAAGCCAACGCCGCGGTCTACCTGGCCCTGCTGTCGGCCGGTGACACCATCCTGGGCATGAGCCTGGCCCACGGTGGCCACCTGACCCACGGCGCTTCGGTAAGCTCGTCGGGCAAGCTGTACAACGCCATCCAGTACGGCATCGACGGCAACGGCCTGATCGACTACGACGAAGTCGAGCGCCTGGCGGTCGAGCACAAGCCGAAGATGATCGTTGCCGGCTTCTCGGCTTACTCGCAGGTCCTGGACTTCGCCCGCTTCCGCGCCATCGCCGACAAGGTCGGTGCCTACCTGTTCGTCGACATGGCCCACGTTGCCGGCCTGGTTGCCGCTGGCGTGTACCCGAACCCGGTGCCATTCGCCGACGTGGTCACCACCACCACCCACAAGACCCTGCGCGGTCCACGTGGCGGCCTGATCCTGGCCCGTGCCAACGCCGACATCGAGAAGAAGCTGAACTCCGCCGTCTTCCCGGGCGCCCAGGGCGGCCCGCTGGAGCACGTGATCGCCGCCAAGGCCATCTGCTTCAAGGAAGCGCTGCAGCCTGAGTTCAAGGCTTACCAGCAGCAGGTCGTGAAGAACGCCCAGGCCATGGCCGAAGTGTTCATCGAGCGTGGTTTCGACGTCGTTTCCGGCGGCACCCAGAACCACCTGTTCCTGCTGTCGCTGATCAAGCAGGAAATTTCCGGCAAAGATGCTGACGCTGCCCTGGGCAAAGCCTTCATCACCGTTAACAAGAACTCGGTGCCGAACGACCCACGTTCCCCGTTCGTCACCTCGGGCCTGCGTTTCGGCACCCCAGCCGTCACCACCCGTGGCTTCAAGGAAACCGAGTGCCGCGAACTGGCCGGCTGGATCTGCGACATCCTGGCTGACCTGAACAACGAAGCGGTGATCGACGCCGTACGTGAGAAAGTCAAGGCCATCTGCAAGAAGCTGCCGGTCTACGGCAACTGATTGGCGAAAGCCTGATGTGAAAAAGCCCGGCCTGGTGCCGGGCTTTTTCATGCCTGCCGCCAGGCTCCGGAACTGCTTCCGGATGGGCTGAGCGAACCAGGCCGCCTAACCTGCCGCCTCCTCTGAAAACGAGCAGGAGGCTACACATGGCGAACCACAAAAACCTATCCTTCACTGCCACGCTGCTGGTCAACGGCCATCCGCTTACCGTGCTTAGCGAAGCGGCAGCAGGCATCATCGAGGTGCCCCACCCCGACTCAAGCCTGGGCTCGATGGATGTTTCCCAGGCACTCGGGGTATTGAGCAGCCCGGACGAAGCCTGGGATGCCGCCCGCGAAGCCGGGCACGTCAATTTCCACCTCACCGGCGAAATGTCCACCCCCCGTTTCTACTTCCGGCACAGCGAGCAAGGCTACCGCCTGTACATCCGTGGTGGTGCGCATGACGGGCAAGCTGTGTTCAAGAGCAAATATGGCGTTGCCAGCGTTGCCCCGGTGGCCAGCGCCGCCCCTTCACCATGGCTACTGCGCCTGGCCCATACAGGACAAATCGTCACCCTCGCCGACCTGGCCAACGACTTTGCCATCCTCAACTTCGAATGCGCGGCAAGCGGGCAAGCCCTGGCCACCAACCTGATCGCTGACGGTGAAGGCGGCTACCTCATCACCCGCAGATCAGTGCCTGCTACATCCTTACGCCTGAACATCATCGAGCGCGGAGTTGATTGGGCTCGCCGCTGATCACTACCACTTTCTCAAGGAGGCCAGCCATGGCTGACCACGTCGCATTATCTTTCACCGCCACTCTGCAGGTCGCTGAGGCGCCGATCAACGTTCTGGGCCACATGACCACCGGGCCCGTCACGTTGGCGAGCCCGCACCAGGTGCCGGCATACGCCGTTGAAGGTGCCACCACCCTCGGCATGTTGAACGGCACCGACTCGGACTGGCATCACGGCCAGGAGATCGGGCTGATCACATTCGAGCAAGCCCCCCAGCCAGCGGCGTTGTTACTGTACTTCCGCCATGGCGAAGCGGGTTATCGCATCTATCTGCGCAGCGGCCCCCATTTTGGCGAAGGTGTGTTCACCACCGACGATGGCCTGGTGAACGTACAACCGATCAAAGCAAAAGACCCAAGCCTGTGGACGCTGACCGATGCACAGACGGGTGAGGCATTCGACCTGACGCAGCTTGAAGACGGCCGCAGGGAAATTCAGCTGGCAAGCGCGGACGGGCATCCACTGGAACTCCACAATCTTTACCCAGTAGGGGGCTTTCTGGCTTGTTACCCGGCTGCAAGCCAAGGGACCTTGAGCCTGATCATTCACGAACGCGATGTCGATTGGCTCAATCCGGCCTGATTTGCCGTGCTCACGCCATCAGAGCTGGCGCAATCTCTATGGAAGCGGGCTCACCCGCCACTGTTCGCGGGTGACCCTGGGCCCCTACCGGTGCATGCAAAGCATGCAGCCCCCATTGTCACGTATTAACCTGTGCCACCCTAAGCGCAACAAGCCACAGGCCCCGTCTTGACCAGAGAGCAACTCGAAACCCACCAGATCCCGGTCTACTTTGCCGCAGTACTTGCAGCGATCGCCTTCGGCCTGCTGGCCAGCGATAGCGCCCGCCACCTGCAAAGTCTGGTCACCCCTGCCATCGCCGTGCTGATGTACGCGATGTTCCTGCAAATTCCCTTCCTCGACCTGCGTCAGGGGTTGGGCAACCGCCGCTTCATGGCCGCGCTGCTGCTCGCCAACTTCATTTTCGTGCCATTACTGGTCTGGGCCCTCACGCGCGGCCTGGCCGACCACCCGGCGGTTCTCATCGGCGCCCTGCTGGTACTGCTCACGCCATGCATCGACTACGTGGTGGTGTTTACCCACATCGGCAAAGGCGACTCGCGCCTGACCCTTGCCGCCACACCCGTACTTTTGCTGGTGCAGTTGCTGCTACTGCCGGTGTACCTGGCCTTGATGCTCGGCGACAGCAACGGTGTCACCATCAGCATCGCCCCGTTCATTGAAGCCTTCATGCTGCTGATCGTGCTGCCAATGCTCCTCGCCGTGCTCACTAGCGCCAGCGCCCGACGCTCCCGCGCGGTATCGGCCTGGAACGACGCCTGGGCATGGATGCCGGTACCGGCCATGGCATTGGTGCTGGTGGCGGTGATCGGTTCGCAGATTGCCGTGGTGTTGCGGGACTTCGACCAGTTGCTGCCGGTGATCCCGGTGTATGTCGGCTTCATGCTGCTAGCGCCGCTGCTCGGGTTTGTTTCGGCACGGCTGCTGCGCCTGCCAGTGACCGAGGCACGCTCGGTGACCTTCAGCGCTGCAACGCGAAACTCGCTGGTGGTGTTGCCGTTGGCGCTGGCATTGCCAGAGGGCCTACGTGGGCTGGCAGCGGCTGCCGTGATCACCCAGACGCTGGTGGAACTGGTGAGCGAGTTGATTTACGTCCGCGCCATTCCGGCGCTGATACGACCCCGGTAGGCCATTACGCAATCGTTGTAGGAGCGGCCTTGCGTCGCGAAAGGGCTGCAAAGCAGCCCCAAATTCTCGCCCGCATAAGCCGCACGTCCTCACTCACAACGCCTTCATCTCCGCAATATCCCGCGCCACCTGATCTGCCGAGTGATCAAACATCGCCTGCTCCTGCGCATCCAGGGGCAGTTCGATCACCCGAGCGATCCCCTCCTCTGCCAGCACACAGGGCACCCCCATGGCGATATCGGTGCGCCCATATTCACCTTCAAGAATCGCAACCGCCGGCAGAATGCGGTGCCGCCCATTACCGATCGCATCCACCATCTGTGCTATGGCCACGCCCGGCGCATCGCAAGCACTGCCGAGCTTTTTCAAGCCCAGAATCTCGCCGCCACCTTTACGTGTGCGCTCCACAATCCGCTCGATCTGCTCATCAGACAGGAAGTGCGACAACGGCACCGAGCCGATCTGGCAGTAGCGCATCAGCGGCACCATGCTGTCGCCATGCCCGCCCAGCACCAGCGCCGAGATATCCCGGGCAGAGAACCCCGTCTCCTCGGCAATGAAACACTTCATGCGCGCGGTATCCAGCACCCCGGCCTGGCCGAACACCCTGCCCCGCCCGAGCGGGCTGAGCGACCAGGCCCGATAGGTCAGCACATCGACCGGGTTCGACACCACCAGCACCGTCGCTGCCGGCGCATGACGATTGATGTCCTGCATGATGCCATCGAGAATTGGCAGGTTGATGCTCAAAACATCCTGGCGCGACTGGCCAGGCTTGCGCGGCACGCCCGCAGTGATCACCACCAGCTCCGAACCCTGCAGCATTTCGGCCTTGGACCCGCCGACAACCCGGGTATCAGAACCAGACTCGACCGCCGCCTGCCAGACGTCCAGCGCCTTGCCCTGCGCCATTTCACCCTGCACATCCATCAACACCAGTTCACGGCACAACTCATCCCGGGCGATGATCTGCGCCGCCGCCTCGCCGACCAGGCCGGCACCCACGATTGTCAGTTTGTTCACCAGACACCTCCCAGCGGCGCGCGCCACCAGGTACACGCCTGCGTATAGGAAGAAGTATTGCCCGCCGTGGCCAAAAGGCCACCGGAAGGCGATGCCTGGCTGTAGACACGACCACCTGCGCTTGACAGCGTCCCGTCGCACCGCGAATACTCTGGCCAGATTCATATAGATGACCAAATAACAAGGTGAATCGCTCCATGAACGCTCTGCCTAGCGATGCTCGTTTACCCGGCGCGGCACCTCCGTCCGTCGGCCTCAGCTCCATTCCTCCCAGCTCCGAATCTTCCCTCTCAGGGCAACAGCCTGCGAGCGGCAGTTTTTGGAACGCCGCTTTCTCTCCCGCGAAACCCTAGCTGCACCTGCAACTGTCCCCCTAGCTTGGCATTGCCCGTAGAGGCGCCTGCCACTCCAGCAAAATTCGAGTGCAGATCGAGCGCCAGCCCAACCGAGATTTGTTGAATGACTCCGTTAGATATACAGCTGTTACTGACTGCCTTGATCAGCGTCCTGGTGCTGGTGACGCTCATCGTGTCGCGCCTCAAGATGCACCCGCTGCTGGCCTTGCTGGTGGTGTCCATCGGGGTAGGTTTTGCCACCCGTATGGAGCCAGGCAGCATCGTCTCCCACCTGCTTACCGGCGCCGGAAAGACCCTGGGGGCCGTTGGGGTAGTGATCGCGCTTGGCGCAATGCTAGGCAAGATACTGGCGGACGCTGGCGTCACGGAGCAGGTTGCTGACGTCATCCTCAAGCGCACCTCGGACCGCATGATCCCGTGGGCGATGATGCTGGTTGCCTTTGTGATCGGCATCCCCATGTTCTTCGAGGTAGGCCTGGTGATCATGCTGCCGCTGATCTTCAGCGTGGCGCGCAAGCTGGAAGGCAAGGCTCGCTTCAAAGGCTCGGCGTACGTGTATGTAGGTGTGCCG from Pseudomonas putida encodes:
- a CDS encoding EAL and GGDEF domain-containing protein, producing MTNLNHPTLLRPASTAPVASLRGSVKGALALLALILLGLLLWQLFSQFRHTQADQRQMNLDASAELADHLSLNMALKAQQALNVVQPYVKAPTPAALPSLLATLRERLPALRDVAWLDHAGQLRSDSLAGSPDRQLIDELVGLNQGRNYYFANAADNRTIYLLLRQAAEQDRGYWLLRLSPDYYQALTVHLDGPGHPLWLLENSRSGEVLERHAPVQTSGEPLQSVMLAFIDNSAWQLRGLFDAGLAQQKLLPALIGKCLLALFCALLPVLALINMRRRQRALQEDRRRYHEIFEGTGVALCVLDLSSLPGQLDRYHLRNLAGLKQSLALDPNLRRSLLLELKITEINQVARQLLNVECHEGAWQRLIDGSGVGRDSIGMQLIDALIEQRPSLELEVRLPAPLGGELHLWLMARLPQQRRDYQAVILSISDITSRKQVELSLLERESFWSDVVRTVPDQLYVQDVHSQRMIFSNRHLGQTLGYDRTELAQMGDRFWELLLHPEDAAHYQALRQQQRDSAHAQSLHTQLRFRHRDGGWRCYEIREQVLTRDEDGLVTRIIGVGKDVTVQIEASQSLRDSEQRYRMLAESISDVIFSTDSRLQLNYLSPSVQAVLGYQADWIFDNGWQSIIANPSQLTGIYSLMERVSKAMGDSEQLAQLRSQLPTQLFLFDCLRADGRKIPIELRLVLVWDDQQRFEGVLGVGRDISQQRRAEKDLRMAATVFEHSTSAILITDPAGYIVQANEAFSRVSGYAVSDVLDQLPAMLVVEDQQESHLRYVLKQLHQRGSWEGEVWLKRRDGDRYPAWVGITAVLDDEGDLASYVCFFTDISERKASEQRIHRLAYYDALTHLPNRTLFQDRLHTALQQAERQKSWVVLMFLDLDRFKPINDSLGHAAGDRMLKDMALRLLACVDDDDTVARMGGDEFTLLLQPRATREMALNRAIHVAESILGSLVRPFVLEGREFFVTASVGIALSPQDGNELSQLMKNADTAMYHAKERGKNNFQFYQTEMNASALERLELESDLRHALEQNEFILYYQPQFSGDGKRLTGAEALLRWRHPTRGLVPPGDFIPVIEELGLVVDVGDWVLREASRQLKVWHKNKVRVPKVSVNISARQFSDGQLGTRIATILEETGLPPACLELELTESILMREVNEALQILASLKNLGLSIAVDDFGTGYSSLNYLKQFPIDVLKIDRTFVDGLPEGEQDAQIARAIIAMAHSLNLAVIAEGVETHEQLEFLREHGCDEVQGYLFGRPMPANQFEAQFANETLFMFQ
- the glyA gene encoding serine hydroxymethyltransferase — its product is MFSRDLTIAKYDAELFEAMQQEALRQEEHIELIASENYTSPAVMEAQGSVLTNKYAEGYPGKRYYGGCEYVDVVEQLAIDRAKELFGADYANVQPHAGSQANAAVYLALLSAGDTILGMSLAHGGHLTHGASVSSSGKLYNAIQYGIDGNGLIDYDEVERLAVEHKPKMIVAGFSAYSQVLDFARFRAIADKVGAYLFVDMAHVAGLVAAGVYPNPVPFADVVTTTTHKTLRGPRGGLILARANADIEKKLNSAVFPGAQGGPLEHVIAAKAICFKEALQPEFKAYQQQVVKNAQAMAEVFIERGFDVVSGGTQNHLFLLSLIKQEISGKDADAALGKAFITVNKNSVPNDPRSPFVTSGLRFGTPAVTTRGFKETECRELAGWICDILADLNNEAVIDAVREKVKAICKKLPVYGN
- a CDS encoding arsenic resistance protein, with the protein product MTREQLETHQIPVYFAAVLAAIAFGLLASDSARHLQSLVTPAIAVLMYAMFLQIPFLDLRQGLGNRRFMAALLLANFIFVPLLVWALTRGLADHPAVLIGALLVLLTPCIDYVVVFTHIGKGDSRLTLAATPVLLLVQLLLLPVYLALMLGDSNGVTISIAPFIEAFMLLIVLPMLLAVLTSASARRSRAVSAWNDAWAWMPVPAMALVLVAVIGSQIAVVLRDFDQLLPVIPVYVGFMLLAPLLGFVSARLLRLPVTEARSVTFSAATRNSLVVLPLALALPEGLRGLAAAAVITQTLVELVSELIYVRAIPALIRPR